Within the bacterium genome, the region CGGACTCGCTTCGTCTTTTTCAAGATCGATCGATTTCGGCCTTCTCGACCGGGCTCTGTCGTGGTTCCGGATCTTTCCGCCGCGAACGGAATCGACGCTTCGAGGACCTCGAATGGCAGCCCGGTTCGGCTGATCTAAGCTCGGGCGCCGCCCGCTCCGGGCGTTCGCTCCCCACCTTCGAAGGCGCCTCCTCGTGATCTCCCGACGCTCTCTCCTCTCCCTTCTCCTGGTCGCCGCGGCGGCGCTCGCGCCCGCTGCGAGCTTCGCGAGCGAGCGATCGTTGATCCTCGCCACGACGACGAGCGTCCGGGACTCCGGCTTGCTCGATGCTCTCCTCCCCGCGTTCACCGAACGGACCGGGATCGAGGTCCGCGTGATCGCGGTCGGCACCGGCGCCGCGCTCCGCATGGGTCGCGAGGGGAACGCCGACCTGCTGCTCACACACGCTCCGGCGGCGGAGCAGGTCCTCGTCGACGACGGCGTGGTCACCCGTCGCACGCCCTTCATGGAGAACTTCTTCGTGATCGCCGGCCCCGCCGACGATCCGGCCGGGATCGCGGCGGCGACCTCACCGGAAGACGCCGTCGCGAAGATCGCAGCGGCAGGCGCGGGCTGGGTCAGCCGGTCCGACGACTCGGGAACGCACAAGCGGGAGAAGGCCCTCTTCCGGGCCGCCGGTCTCGACCCGGAGGCCAACCGCGAGGGCCTCGTCCGGACCGGAAGCGGCATGGGCCTCTCGCTCCAGGTCGCGGGACAACGGAGGACCTACATCCTGAGCGACATCGGGACCTTCCTCGCCTTCCAGTCCCGTGTCGACCTGGTGGCGCTCTCGAAGCCGGGCCCGTCGCTCCGGAACACCTACTCGGTGCTCCAGCTGGACGGCGCGCGCTTCGAACGCCCGCTCCACACCGACGAAGCGGAGGCGCTCGAGGCCTACCTGCTCGACCCGCAGGTCCAGCAGTCGATCGGCAACTTCGGCACCCTGAAATACGGACGCGCCCTCTTCACTCCGCTCCACGCTCCCGCGGACGGAAGCTAGGCGAATCGCGTGGGCGCCGAGTGGCAGGCAGGACCCGTCGCGGAGATCACCCTCCGTACGCTCTGTGTCTGCGGCGCAGCACTCGTCCTGGCGCTCTCGGTCGGCGTCCCCATCGGCATCGTCCTCGGTACGCGGCGCTTCGTCTCGCGCGCGCTCGTGATCTCCTCCGTCAATGCGGGCATGGGCGCACCGCCGGTCGTCGTCGGCCTGATCGGCGCCATTCTGCTCGCGCGGAGCGGCCCCTTCGGCGACTGGAACCTCCTCTACACGCCATGGGCGATGATCGTGACCTCGACCGCGATCGCCCTTCCCCTCGTGATCGGATTGACCCTCGCCGCGGTCGGCTCCCTCGACGAAGAGTGGGACCTGCAGGTCCGCACCCTCGGCCTCTCGCGTCTCTGGCGGATCTGGCTCCTCGTGCGCGAGATCCGGATGGGCCTGCTCGCCGCGGTGATCGCGGCGCTCGGCGGCATCCTCTCCGAGGTCGGTGCGGTCAACATGGTCGGCGGCAACATCGAGGGCGAGACCCGCGTCCTCACGACCGCGATCATGATGCACACCAGCATGGGCGAGTTCGAGATCGCCCTCGACCTGGCAGCCGTCCTCGTCGGCCTCATGCTCGCGATCGCGCTCGTGTTGACCTGGCTGCAGCTCTCGGGGCGTGCGCGATGAGCGTCGCTCTCTCCGCACGATCGCTCGTCTGCGTGCGCGGACGCGGCCAGGGTCGCTTCGAGCTCCGCGTCGACGCCCTCGACCTGAACGCGGGCGAGGTTCTCGTCCTCCTGGGACCCAACGGCGCGGGCAAGAGCACGCTCTTGCGCGCCCTCGCCGGCCTCGACCGAAGCGTGCGCCCCGGCTCGGTCGCCGGCAGCGACGGCCCCGTCACCCTCGTCTTCCAGCGACCGACGGCGCTCTCGGGCACCGTCGCCGGAAACGTGCGCGCCACGCTCCTCGGCAAGGGTGTCCCCGAGCCGGCGCGCAGCGAGCGCATCCGTCGCGCGCTCCTCCGCTTCGACATCGAGCCCCTCGCCGACCACGATGCGCGCACCCTGTCCGGCGGCGAGCTCCGTCGCCTGGCCCTCGCCCGTGCCTTCGTGCTCGAGCCCGCGGTCCTGCTCCTCGACGAACCCTTCGACGATCTCGATGCCGAAGGGCAGCGCCTGCTCTCCCTCGATCTCCAGCAGGCCATCGCCGAGACGGGCGTGGCCGTCGCGATGGTCACCCACGATCTGCGGCGCGCGCTGCTCCTGGCCGATCGCATCGCCGTCCTCGCAGAGGGACGCCTGGCCCAACACGGCGAGCGCGACGACGTGCTCCTCCATCCGGACACGCAGGAGATCGCGCAGATCGTCGGGATGATCAACATCGCCGAGGGGCGCGTCGTGCGGCACGAGGACGCGGTCGCATGGGTCGAGATCGAGCCGGGATTCGAGATCCCGACCACGTCACCGCTCGCGCCGGGGGACGCCGCGTGGGTGGGCATCCGGCCGGAGCACCTGAAGCTCGACGTCGGGCGGGGCGACGGCCAGCCGATCGGCAAGGCCGAGGTCGAGAGCCTCGTGTCGGACGGACTCGCGAGCGTCGCGACGCTTCGCGTACGCGACCGGCGCTTCACGACCCATCTCCTTTCCGGTCGCGGGCTCGCCCGGCGACTCCGCGCGGGCGATCGCGTTTCGCTCGCAGTGCACCCCGACCAGGTCCACGCCCGCCCCCTCCCCTGAATACCCGCCGGTACGCGCTCGCCCGGTCGATTCCCGGGTCGACCTGCCGCACCTCCGCTCGGAGCGGAGCGCACGTCGCGTCGGCGTGACGAAGTGCCGCGTGGTTGCGTCTCCCGATGCACGGCGCCGGCAACTCGCACGCAGGCGCCCCCACCCCGGGCCTTTTCGCTCATGGGGTTCGAACGCGTTCCCGATCTCTCGGATGCACGGCCACGCGAACCGTCCAGCGACGGCAGCTCCGGGTCGTCGCGACGTGTCCTGCACGAGGGAAGCCATGGCGATCGCACCGATGAACGACACCCCCGAATCTCCCGAACAGCGGCTCCAGCGTCGTCGTATCCGCCGCTGGAAGCGCCGTGCGCGCATCGCCGGTCCCTTCCTGGGCCTGCCGCTGCTCGTCGGAACCCTCGCGCTCTCGGTCGACCTGATCACCTACTCGCCGGCGCCCGCTCGCGAGAAGCTCACGGATCGCCCGCTGCCGACGATCGAGCAGCAGAAGCCGTCCGTCCGCGTCCCGAGCTCCGCCACGGTCATGTCGGACGCCGCGCCGGTGGTCACGCCCCAGGTGCCGGCCGGCAAGCTCGACCTCGACCTCGGACTCGAGACCGACGCCGCCGCTGCGGCACCGGCGCCGCCCTACGCAATCCGCTGAGTCGCAGAGCGCGCCGCCGCTTCACCGGGTCGCGCCGCTCCGATTCAGTCTTCCGAAGAGGCGACCGCGGCCACCAGCGCCAGGTCGCCCTGTTTGACGCTGCCGACGTCGAACTTCTTCGCAGCCGCGGCCATGCGCGTGAGCGCCGCCGCGATCGGCATCGCCGGCTTCGTCTCGCCCTTCTTGGCCCGATGAAAGCGGACCGGGTTGATGCGCGCGACGACGTAGGTCCGCAGATAGGGGCTCTTGAAGCCGCGCTCCTGCAGACCCGAGATGATCCGCCCGACCTCCCCGTTGATCTCCTCGAGCCGCGACGCGTACCCCTCGCGCTCGGCGAGGCTCTTCCCGAGCGTCTTCGTGGAGAAACGGTCGACCTTCTTCAGGAAGGGATTGAAGGCCGCGCCGGCGAAGCGCCCGTGACGTTCGTAGACGATGCCCAGGGTGAGGAGCTCCGCCGCTTCGAATTCGTTGGCGAAGTCGGTTTCCTTCGCCCGAGGGCGCGCCTCCGCGAGCGCCCGCGCCATACGGATCACCTCGAGGCTGCGGTCCTTCAGGTTGTGCGCCTTCTCCGTGTTGAGCGCGAGAATCTTGAACGAGAGCTCCTCGTCGGGTGAGATCAACGCCGTGATCTGCTTCAGACCGAGCACCTTCGCCGCGGCGAGTCGATGGCGGCCGTTCGGCGTCCAGAATCCGCCCTGCGCGCCGCGCACGACGATCAGCGGATCGAGGAAGGAGCCGCTCTCCTCGATCTTCGTCGCCAACCGTTTCACGTGGGTCGGCGAGAGATCGCGCTGGAAGGGCGTCGGCTCCACCGCCTTGAGCGGGAGGCTCGCCAGCAGGATCGGGCGCCCGGA harbors:
- a CDS encoding substrate-binding domain-containing protein, with the protein product MISRRSLLSLLLVAAAALAPAASFASERSLILATTTSVRDSGLLDALLPAFTERTGIEVRVIAVGTGAALRMGREGNADLLLTHAPAAEQVLVDDGVVTRRTPFMENFFVIAGPADDPAGIAAATSPEDAVAKIAAAGAGWVSRSDDSGTHKREKALFRAAGLDPEANREGLVRTGSGMGLSLQVAGQRRTYILSDIGTFLAFQSRVDLVALSKPGPSLRNTYSVLQLDGARFERPLHTDEAEALEAYLLDPQVQQSIGNFGTLKYGRALFTPLHAPADGS
- a CDS encoding ABC transporter permease: MGAEWQAGPVAEITLRTLCVCGAALVLALSVGVPIGIVLGTRRFVSRALVISSVNAGMGAPPVVVGLIGAILLARSGPFGDWNLLYTPWAMIVTSTAIALPLVIGLTLAAVGSLDEEWDLQVRTLGLSRLWRIWLLVREIRMGLLAAVIAALGGILSEVGAVNMVGGNIEGETRVLTTAIMMHTSMGEFEIALDLAAVLVGLMLAIALVLTWLQLSGRAR
- a CDS encoding ABC transporter ATP-binding protein, which produces MSVALSARSLVCVRGRGQGRFELRVDALDLNAGEVLVLLGPNGAGKSTLLRALAGLDRSVRPGSVAGSDGPVTLVFQRPTALSGTVAGNVRATLLGKGVPEPARSERIRRALLRFDIEPLADHDARTLSGGELRRLALARAFVLEPAVLLLDEPFDDLDAEGQRLLSLDLQQAIAETGVAVAMVTHDLRRALLLADRIAVLAEGRLAQHGERDDVLLHPDTQEIAQIVGMINIAEGRVVRHEDAVAWVEIEPGFEIPTTSPLAPGDAAWVGIRPEHLKLDVGRGDGQPIGKAEVESLVSDGLASVATLRVRDRRFTTHLLSGRGLARRLRAGDRVSLAVHPDQVHARPLP
- a CDS encoding ParB/RepB/Spo0J family partition protein, which encodes MAPVKKSAKKAAKKAAKKKAARKKGARKKSAAKSLAPSKAKRGLEAGEVALALDAPEVAALANEVRDAGGHPVSAYREPFSGRPILLASLPLKAVEPTPFQRDLSPTHVKRLATKIEESGSFLDPLIVVRGAQGGFWTPNGRHRLAAAKVLGLKQITALISPDEELSFKILALNTEKAHNLKDRSLEVIRMARALAEARPRAKETDFANEFEAAELLTLGIVYERHGRFAGAAFNPFLKKVDRFSTKTLGKSLAEREGYASRLEEINGEVGRIISGLQERGFKSPYLRTYVVARINPVRFHRAKKGETKPAMPIAAALTRMAAAAKKFDVGSVKQGDLALVAAVASSED